One window of Quercus robur chromosome 5, dhQueRobu3.1, whole genome shotgun sequence genomic DNA carries:
- the LOC126728708 gene encoding putative F-box protein At1g49610 has protein sequence MEEESHGSNYGETETSPSASTSSEDSILNSSDHSTHASRPAERITIYEEKAEEGEDSDCYVVCCKRLKHAPPITQDRISALPNSILLNILSSLPTKDAIKTGVLSKRWSYVWTSVPSLSFTDDYENTDHFATAVDNTLLLHKAPKLTKFYLRFNYKPDLKPRLDLWVRLATNAMVEQLSLRLTYAHVFNFETYLLPQHLYTNQFVSELDFSFCNIKPIGVVHLSSLKRLCIGYTALCGDDIRKVVMGSPRLEYLELNNCCRLNRLDIASESLKKLVINNHFMLTAAGKIDDPVFELEIVAPKIESLEILGTFCMKKCRIKDVSSLVKAKLDFSMAVLKVEEESACNEYQEAVRELLESLHHVKELFVGKWCLMVLSLMSVKHVPSPLLKCKYVTVKTSMKKWDLPGIASLLQSLPYVEKLVIDISHHNLGFKILERHYLSYYNYDDMSHWKSKEIYFKFLLLCLKTVKIFGFGENLVNIKEVFVLVVQFLLKNANVMEKMIITKPRVMQNQRKSGWIGGQWTPASRAVYNLSDTVARCTTQVYPR, from the exons ATGGAGGAAGAAAGCCATGGTTCTAACTATGGTGAAACCGAAACAAGCCCAAGTGCAAGTACTTCCAGTGAAGACAGCATCCTTAATTCCTCCGATCATTCCACTCATGCTTCCAGACCTGCAGAGAGAATCACCATTTATGAAGAAAAAGCAGAAGAAGGTGAAGATAGTGACTGTTACGTTGTATGCTGTAAGCGCCTCAAACATGCACCACCAATCACACAAGATCGAATCAGCGCCTTGCCGAACTCGATCCTCCTCAACATCCTCTCTTCCTTGCCCACCAAAGACGCTATCAAAACTGGTGTTCTATCCAAAAGATGGTCCTACGTTTGGACCTCAGTTCCTTCTCTGAGTTTCACCGATGATTACGAAAACACAGACCATTTTGCCACTGCTGTAGACAACACCTTACTCCTACACAAGGCTCCCAAGCTCACAAAGTTTTATCTTCGATTCAATTACAAGCCAGACCTGAAGCCTCGACTCGATCTTTGGGTTCGTTTAGCCACAAATGCCATGGTGGAACAGCTCAGTTTACGTTTAACGTATGcccatgttttcaattttgagaCCTACCTATTGCCTCAGCATCTCTACACCAATCAGTTTGTTTCTGAATTGGATTTTAGTTTCTGCAATATTAAGCCTATTGGGGTGGTACATTTGAGTTCACTCAAGCGCTTGTGTATTGGTTACACCGCGCTGTGTGGAGATGATATAAGGAAAGTGGTGATGGGTAGTCCTAGGCTTGAATACTTGGAATTGAATAATTGTTGTAGGCTTAATCGGTTGGATATAGCGTCGGAAAGTCTGAAAAAATTGGTGATAAATAACCATTTTATGCTTACTGCAGCTGGGAAAATTGATGATCCTGTGTTTGAATTGGAAATTGTGGCTCCAAAGATTGAGTCATTGGAAATTCTGGGAACTTTTTGTATGAAGAAGTGTCGGATAAAGGATGTGTCGTCGTTAGTTAAGGCTAAGCTTGATTTCAGCATGGCAGTGCTTAAGGTTGAAGAGGAAAGTGCTTGTAATGAGTATCAAGAAGCTGTGAGAGAACTTCTTGAGAGTCTGCATCATGTGAAGGAACTTTTTGTTGGCAAATGGTGTCTCAtg GTTCTATCTCTAATGTcagtgaagcatgtgccttcTCCACTGTTAAAGTGTAAATATGTAACGGTGAAAACAAGCATGAAGAAATGGGACCTCCCTGGCATTGCAAGCCTGCTTCAAAGTTTGCCTTATGTGGAGAAATTGGTTATAGACATATCACACCATAACTTAGGGTTTAAG ATTCTAGAAAGACACTACCTCAGTTATTACAACTATGATGACATGAGCCATTGGAAATCAAAGGAGatttatttcaagtttttgttgttgtgccTCAAGACTGTCAAGATTTTTGGTTTCGGAGAAAACTTGGTCAACATAAAGGAAGTATTTGTTTTAGTGGTACAATTTCTACTTAAGAATGCAAATGTGATGGAGAAGATGATTATCACTAAACCTCGGGTTATGCAAAATCAGAG AAAATCAGGATGGATTGGAGGGCAGTGGACACCTGCAAGTAGAGCAGTCTACAATTTGAGCGACACTGTTGCCCGTTGCACTACTCAG GTGTATCCTAGGTGA
- the LOC126728709 gene encoding protein FAR-RED IMPAIRED RESPONSE 1-like has translation MEHGATVSLGRYFSRQLKENSSYYFATQLDYEELITNIFWADARMIIDYSHFGDVITFDTTYSTNRDARPLGVFLGLNYHRETVVFGGALLYDETIEFFVWLFETFLEAMFEKKPITIFTDQDAATLAAIKVVMPKTYHALYSWHMWQNAEKHLGHLLKNEPQFNADFLACIYEYDGEDEFLTAWNEMLDKYDEKWAQAYVKRTFIAGMKTTQLSENFNADLKDCLRTDLNIVEFFTHFETVVNQKRDKELEAEYNSRQKFPRLKLKSSPMLNQVATVYTPKLFDLFQTEVEEVMALSILERNVSQTHSYVVGVFNQNGKYEVMWNPLDETLSCSCRKFESFGILCRHGLKVLDVLDIKLIPNRYIMKRWRRDAKDGSRKNCTTHNINPDTRLEYEIYAHDIMA, from the exons ATGGAGCATGGGGCAACTGTTAGCTTGGGAAGATATTTCAGTCGTCAACTTAAGGAAAATTCTTCATATTATTTCGCTACTCAATTGGACTATGAAGAGTTGATTACTAATATCTTTTGGGCCGATGCAAGAATGATCATTGACTATAGCCACTTCGGTGATGTAATAACGTTTGATACAACGTATAGTACAAATAGAGATGCAAGGCCACTTGGAGTATTTTTGGGTCTCAATTACCATAGAGAAACTGTTGTATTTGGAGGTGCACTTTTATATGATGAAACGATTGAATTTTTTGTATGGTTATTTGAGACCTTCTTAGAAGCAATGTTTGAAAAGAAGCCAATCACTATTTTCACAGATCAAGATGCAGCAACGTTAGCTGCAATAAAAGTAGTCATGCCTAAGACATATCATGCATTGTATAGTTGGCATATGTGGCAGAATGCTGAGAAACACTTAGGTCATTTACTCAAAAATGAGCCTCAATTTAACGCTGATTTCTTAGCATGTATCTATGAGTATGATGGTGAAGATGAGTTTCTTACAGCTTGGAATGAAATGCTAGATAAGTACGAT gaaaaatggGCCCAAGCATATGTTAAGAGAACTTTCATTGCAGGAATGAAGACAACCCAGCTTAGTGAGAATTTCAATGCTGACTTGAAGGATTGTTTGCGTACTGATCTCAATATAGTAGAGTTTTTCACTCATTTTGAAACAGTTGTCAATCAAAAGCGGGATAAAGAGTTAGAAGCAGAATACAACTCTAGACAAAAATTTCCAAGATTGAAGCTCAAAAGCTCTCCTATGCTTAACCAAGTAGCAACAGTATACACGCCTAagttgtttgatttatttcagaCAGAAGTTGAAGAGGTAATGGCACTTTCCATCCTAGAACGCAATGTGAGTCAAACACATAGTTATGTGGTTGGAGTTTTCaatcaaaatggaaaatatgAGGTCATGTGGAATCCATTAGATGAGACTCTATCTTGTAGTTGCAGAAAGTTTGAGTCATTTGGTATTTTATGTAGGCATGGTTTGAAAGTTCTTGATGTATTGGATATCAAGTTGATTCCTAATAGATATATCATGAAGAGGTGGAGAAGAGATGCAAAAGATGGAAGCAGAAAAAATTGCACAACACATAACATTAATCCGGATACTCGACTAGAATAT GAAATATATGCACATGACATCATGGCATAA
- the LOC126728712 gene encoding protein FAR1-RELATED SEQUENCE 5-like — MGIHVPSNVLMEFTSFKGMEFEADEIAYDFYNEYGRKAGFSIRKEYVNKCKKTRVVTLRRFVCAKEGVRGKDKRDQNVKNPRAETRCGCEARLVIVLNRDNKKYVVSEFIAEYNHYLHLPSTVHMMPSQRKVAATHAIEIDLAHESGLRLKAIL; from the coding sequence ATGGGAATACATGTTCCTTCTAATGTGCTCATGGAATTTACCTCATTTAAAGGGATGGAGTTTGAAGCGGATGAGATTGCATATgatttttataatgaatatggCAGAAAGGCTGGTTTTAGTATTAGAAAAGAGtatgtaaataaatgtaaaaagacTAGAGTGGTTACTTTAAGGAGATTTGTGTGCGCGAAGGAGGGAGTTCGAGGTAAAGATAAGAGAGATCAGAATGTAAAGAATCCACGAGCAGAAACAAGATGTGGTTGTGAAGCACGTTTGGTTATTGTACTTAATcgagataataaaaaatatgtggTGAGTGAATTTATTGCTGAGTATAACCACTATCTCCACCTCCCATCAACTGTGCACATGATGCCATCACAACGGAAAGTGGCTGCAACTCATGCTATTGAAATTGATTTGGCACATGAATCGGGATTAAGATTAAAAGCAATCTTATAA